The following are encoded together in the Pygocentrus nattereri isolate fPygNat1 chromosome 3, fPygNat1.pri, whole genome shotgun sequence genome:
- the trhra gene encoding thyrotropin-releasing hormone receptor, which yields METLDENATLFGANGSEGAWSAHSVEYKAASVLLVLFVCGLGIVGNAMVILVVLTTKHMRTPTNCYLVSLAVADLIVLTAAGLPNITESLFSQWVYGYGGCLSITYLQYVGINASSCSITAFTVERYIAICHPIRAQSLCTLSRAKKIIALVWAFTGLYCVMWFCLADLEKQQYGNTTVISCAYKVSREQYLPIYFTDFALFYVLPLLLATVLYGLIARILFLNPLPSDPKENAKTWRKSSGVGKTKHGAKSSSFSTTATSRRQVTKMLAVVVILFALLWMPYRTLVVVNSFLKTPYVDTWFLLFCRLCIYLNSAINPIIYNAMSQKFRAAFRKLCHCGPQRSEKPPTYSLALTYSVIKDTSNGESPDHFTTEMEELPGATEEFLPGKKRLSFKEPSLCKSTLAEA from the exons ATGGAGACCCTGGATGAGAACGCCACGCTGTTTGGAGCGAACGGGAGCGAAGGCGCATGGAGCGCGCACAGTGTGGAGTACAAGGCGGCCAGTGTGCTGCTGGTGCTGTTCGTGTGCGGCCTGGGCATCGTGGGAAACGCCATGGTCATTCTGGTCGTGCTGACCACCAAGCACATGCGCACGCCTACCAACTGCTACCTGGTGAGCCTGGCCGTGGCCGACCTGATCGTGCTGACCGCGGCCGGCCTGCCCAACATTACGGAGAGCCTGTTCAGCCAGTGGGTGTACGGCTACGGCGGCTGCCTGTCCATCACCTACTTGCAGTACGTGGGCATCAACGCGTCCTCGTGCTCCATCACGGCCTTCACCGTGGAGCGCTACATCGCCATCTGCCATCCGATCCGCGCGCAGTCCCTGTGCACGCTCTCGCGCGCCAAGAAGATCATTGCGCTCGTGTGGGCTTTCACCGGCCTCTACTGCGTCATGTGGTTCTGCCTGGCCGACCTGGAGAAGCAGCAGTACGGCAACACCACCGTCATCTCGTGCGCCTACAAGGTGTCCAGGGAGCAATACCTGCCCATCTATTTCACTGACTTCGCGCTCTTCTACGTGTTGCCGTTGCTGCTGGCCACCGTCCTGTACGGCCTCATCGCCAGGATCCTGTTCCTCAACCCGCTGCCCTCAGACCCCAAAGAGAACGCCAAAACGTGGAGGAAAAGCTCGGGCGTAGGGAAAACAAAGCACGGAGCCAAAAGCTCCTCCTTCAGTACTACAGCGACCTCCAGAAGACAG GTGACAAAGATGCTGGCAGTAGTTGTGATCCTTTTTGCATTGCTGTGGATGCCCTATCGCACGCTGGTGGTGGTCAACTCCTTCCTGAAGACACCCTACGTGGATACCTGGTTTTTGCTTTTCTGTCGGCTCTGCATCTACCTGAACAGCGCCATCAATCCTATCATCTACAACGCGATGTCTCAAAAGTTCCGCGCTGCTTTCCGCAAGCTGTGCCATTGCGGGCCCCAGCGCTCTGAGAAGCCTCCCACGTACAGTTTGGCACTGACTTACAGTGTGATCAAGGACACCTCTAATGGAGAAAGCCCAGATCACTTCACTACAGAGATGGAAGAACTGCCTGGGGCTACAGAGGAATTCCTGCCTGGAAAGAAAAGGCTTTCCTTCAAAGAGCCCTCACTGTGTAAAAGCACGCTGGCTGAAGCCTAG